In Vibrio hippocampi, the following are encoded in one genomic region:
- a CDS encoding oligogalacturonate-specific porin KdgM family protein, translated as MHSFNKIAIGVISVVAVSSVSAASLDFRQEYRNKQDQYNSRVKISGSSGKHFFGLEAKQTGKPFSDIERGDNEFEYGYRFDLDKHWRIQPSMPITFANGNTTYKPQVRVQYKFDNGLTAQLRYRHQFRNYSEDNTTTGRDGEKYGYVNSSKITANLNWNVGYWQFGLEGNYDEDFISDKWSKGTNGQYEWDYNLKVGYKQKGWDWRPYFELGNIGCASSACEDDRGSRQLRSRVGITYSF; from the coding sequence ATGCACAGCTTTAATAAAATCGCCATTGGCGTCATCTCGGTCGTTGCCGTGTCTTCAGTGAGTGCTGCGTCTCTCGATTTCCGTCAAGAGTATCGAAACAAACAAGATCAATATAATAGCCGTGTAAAAATCAGCGGCAGTTCTGGTAAGCATTTCTTTGGCCTTGAAGCCAAACAAACCGGTAAACCCTTCTCTGATATAGAGCGCGGTGACAACGAGTTCGAATACGGCTACCGCTTTGATCTCGACAAGCACTGGCGTATTCAACCTTCGATGCCAATTACCTTTGCTAACGGTAACACCACCTATAAGCCGCAGGTTAGAGTTCAATATAAATTTGATAATGGTCTTACTGCCCAACTACGTTACCGTCACCAATTCAGAAACTACTCTGAAGACAACACAACAACCGGTCGTGACGGTGAAAAATACGGCTATGTAAACAGTAGTAAGATCACTGCAAACCTAAACTGGAACGTTGGCTACTGGCAGTTTGGTCTTGAAGGTAACTATGACGAGGACTTCATTAGCGACAAATGGAGCAAAGGCACCAATGGTCAATACGAGTGGGACTACAACCTGAAAGTCGGCTATAAGCAGAAAGGTTGGGATTGGAGACCTTACTTTGAGCTAGGTAATATTGGCTGTGCATCAAGTGCTTGTGAGGACGATCGCGGTAGCCGCCAGCTACGAAGTCGTGTCGGTATCACCTACAGCTTCTAA
- a CDS encoding extracellular solute-binding protein → MNVKTTLPALIAVAITSPATFAADDGAYKVADKPLKLDIHLHQKKFVYSNDWPVEKEAARLTNMHLNNVASMATTKSEEAFNLLIASGDLPDIVGGSSMRDNVNTYGPEGAFLPLNKLIEEHAPNIQAFFDKNPDIASSIKAADGNIYYIPYLPDGKYGRGYFIRYDWLNKLNLEVPQNVDEVYEVLKAFRDQDPNGNGKKDEVPFFARHWQEMIRLVTLWDGRMSGSDIFHDFYVSDGKIAHGYSEEAYKEGIKNLAKWYKEGLIDAEIFTRGSRSREYLLSNDIGGMTHDWFASTSGYNDSLKDKVPGFEFKAFVPPAGISGKRVEEHRRAKVKPDGWAISYTNKHPVETIKYFDFWFTPEGKRLANFGIEGEQYEIVDGKPKFKASVLESDTPVNAQLWAIGAQIQRGFPMDYSYEVQWSNKYALEGIKLYDQGDYLLEPFMGVSMNAKEKDVYDKHWVTVRDYMLEMQQAWILGSRDVEKDWPQYQETIKRMGFPQVIEVMQSAYDRAYK, encoded by the coding sequence ATGAACGTGAAAACAACTTTACCTGCGTTAATCGCAGTCGCCATCACGTCACCAGCCACATTCGCCGCTGATGATGGAGCCTACAAAGTGGCAGATAAGCCACTTAAACTCGATATCCACTTACACCAAAAAAAGTTTGTTTACAGCAATGACTGGCCCGTCGAAAAAGAGGCTGCACGTCTTACTAATATGCACCTTAACAATGTGGCTTCTATGGCAACCACTAAGAGTGAGGAAGCGTTTAACTTGTTAATCGCTTCAGGTGACCTACCTGATATTGTCGGCGGGTCAAGTATGCGTGATAACGTGAACACCTATGGTCCAGAAGGGGCATTTTTACCCCTAAACAAACTTATTGAAGAGCATGCGCCAAATATTCAAGCGTTCTTCGATAAAAACCCAGATATTGCATCTTCAATCAAAGCGGCAGATGGCAATATTTACTACATCCCTTATCTACCAGATGGTAAGTATGGGCGCGGTTACTTTATTCGTTACGACTGGTTGAACAAGCTTAACCTTGAAGTGCCACAGAACGTCGATGAAGTGTACGAAGTCCTCAAAGCATTCCGCGATCAAGATCCTAATGGCAACGGCAAAAAAGATGAGGTGCCATTCTTCGCTCGCCACTGGCAAGAAATGATACGCCTTGTGACCTTATGGGACGGCAGAATGTCAGGCTCTGATATCTTCCATGACTTCTATGTGAGTGACGGTAAAATTGCGCACGGTTACTCTGAAGAAGCCTATAAAGAAGGGATAAAAAACCTCGCCAAATGGTACAAAGAAGGGCTGATCGATGCAGAAATTTTCACTCGTGGCAGTCGCTCTCGTGAGTACTTACTATCCAATGATATTGGCGGTATGACTCATGATTGGTTTGCCTCCACCTCTGGTTATAACGACTCTTTAAAAGACAAAGTTCCAGGCTTTGAATTTAAAGCGTTTGTTCCGCCTGCGGGCATCAGCGGAAAACGCGTTGAAGAACACCGCCGCGCCAAAGTCAAACCTGATGGCTGGGCAATCTCCTACACCAACAAGCATCCCGTCGAAACCATCAAGTACTTCGACTTCTGGTTTACTCCGGAAGGTAAGCGCCTCGCAAACTTCGGGATCGAGGGTGAGCAATATGAAATAGTGGATGGTAAGCCTAAGTTCAAGGCGTCAGTACTCGAGTCTGATACCCCCGTCAACGCGCAACTTTGGGCTATTGGTGCTCAAATTCAGCGTGGCTTCCCAATGGACTATAGTTACGAAGTTCAATGGTCAAACAAATACGCGCTAGAAGGCATTAAACTTTACGACCAAGGCGACTATCTACTTGAACCGTTTATGGGTGTGTCGATGAACGCCAAAGAGAAAGACGTGTACGATAAACATTGGGTAACCGTCCGCGACTACATGCTTGAAATGCAACAAGCATGGATTCTTGGATCGCGTGATGTCGAAAAAGACTGGCCTCAATATCAAGAAACCATCAAGCGAATGGGCTTCCCTCAAGTGATCGAAGTGATGCAGTCGGCTTACGATCGTGCTTATAAGTAA
- the pbpC gene encoding penicillin-binding protein 1C, producing MKDKDVNAKLKAIGGAVLASTLLMYSIWSALNWAFPLPTLDTSRQATNVLASDGQVLRQFADQNGVFRTPVSLDKVSNIYIDTLLSYEDKRFYHHYGVDVFALIRAVGQRLAYGRVISGGSTLTMQVVRLFFPYQRTYLGKLIQIFRALQLEQQYSKQEILEFYLTYAPMGGNIEGVEVASQRYFGKSAHELNIIDAALLAVVPQRPSVYRPDRYPDKAKSARNKVLRRLMVNGKLTQNAYQLLSQEPIVSQRKPIKKGVPLLARELKKRYPNHTQIQTHISSELQSDISDVIAQRFSTLNSQLSIAVLVMENQSGNVIAYKGSLDIDNQTSFGHVDMTKAVRSPGSTLKPFIYAQAFEAGLIHSESLLLDIPTDFSDYQPQNFDQEFQGRISASEALQQSKNIAPVFLLNRVGAQTLSERLEVVGASLRLPEDNLTVALGGGGSTLRELVMYYSAFNRQGVAIKPRLGASESLREARIMTEESAWIVKTILEDIRPPDRARANYGRNVAWKTGTSYGYRDAWALGTSSDYTVGVWVGRPDGTPYVGQTGATQAAPLLFDVFDLLPKDTIKQQKPETVVQTDICWPSGLDAKLVSSEHCRLKKRAWTIDGLTPRTLREDDQIEKMHQWPHALTLWRQSTNHRKIDILVPRDGSHIYSYAGQTIPLRASSDNVRWYLDGSVTSNVLYLDELKGEHRLTACDGNVCGEATVNVY from the coding sequence ATGAAGGATAAAGACGTCAATGCAAAGCTGAAAGCCATCGGCGGTGCTGTACTGGCATCAACACTGCTGATGTACTCAATTTGGAGCGCCCTAAATTGGGCGTTTCCTTTACCCACATTGGATACTTCTCGTCAGGCCACCAATGTTTTGGCATCTGATGGGCAAGTGTTACGGCAGTTTGCCGATCAAAATGGTGTATTCAGAACACCAGTTTCTCTGGATAAAGTGTCCAATATATACATTGATACACTGTTGAGTTATGAAGACAAAAGGTTCTACCATCACTATGGAGTCGATGTTTTTGCGCTCATCCGCGCGGTAGGTCAACGACTTGCGTATGGTCGTGTGATTTCAGGAGGATCAACGCTAACTATGCAGGTAGTCAGACTGTTTTTTCCGTATCAACGCACATACTTGGGAAAATTAATACAGATCTTTCGTGCACTTCAACTAGAGCAACAATATAGCAAACAAGAGATACTGGAGTTTTATCTCACTTATGCGCCAATGGGGGGGAATATTGAAGGGGTAGAGGTCGCAAGCCAACGCTATTTTGGCAAATCTGCCCATGAGCTAAATATCATTGACGCTGCATTGTTAGCGGTAGTCCCGCAAAGACCGAGTGTTTATCGACCCGATCGTTACCCAGATAAGGCAAAAAGTGCGAGAAACAAGGTACTTCGACGCCTAATGGTTAATGGAAAACTCACCCAAAACGCGTATCAATTATTATCGCAAGAGCCGATAGTTTCCCAGAGAAAACCCATTAAAAAAGGGGTGCCGCTGTTAGCGCGAGAGCTGAAGAAAAGGTATCCAAATCATACCCAAATCCAGACACATATCAGCAGTGAGTTGCAATCGGATATCTCTGATGTCATTGCTCAACGATTCTCTACACTCAATAGCCAACTTTCTATCGCAGTTTTGGTTATGGAAAATCAGTCTGGAAATGTAATAGCTTACAAAGGCTCACTCGACATTGATAATCAGACCAGCTTTGGGCATGTGGATATGACAAAAGCGGTTCGTTCGCCCGGCTCAACACTGAAACCGTTTATTTATGCACAAGCGTTTGAGGCGGGGCTGATTCATTCTGAGAGTCTGCTACTTGATATTCCAACCGATTTTAGTGACTACCAGCCTCAGAATTTTGACCAAGAATTCCAAGGTCGTATCTCAGCATCTGAAGCTCTGCAACAGTCTAAGAACATTGCTCCAGTTTTTTTGCTCAATCGAGTAGGGGCACAGACGTTAAGCGAACGGCTTGAAGTCGTCGGGGCCTCATTACGCCTTCCAGAAGACAACTTAACCGTTGCGTTAGGCGGAGGTGGTTCAACGTTGCGCGAGCTTGTTATGTATTACTCAGCATTTAACCGCCAAGGTGTAGCTATAAAGCCCAGACTAGGGGCAAGTGAAAGCCTGAGGGAAGCTCGAATAATGACAGAAGAAAGTGCTTGGATAGTAAAAACAATACTGGAAGATATTCGTCCACCAGATCGAGCAAGAGCAAACTATGGTCGTAACGTTGCTTGGAAGACGGGCACTAGCTATGGCTATAGAGATGCTTGGGCGCTTGGAACCAGTTCAGACTACACCGTTGGAGTTTGGGTTGGACGACCCGATGGAACGCCGTATGTAGGACAGACAGGGGCAACTCAAGCTGCCCCTTTGCTATTTGATGTTTTTGACCTTTTACCAAAAGATACGATCAAACAGCAAAAGCCAGAGACCGTTGTTCAAACCGATATCTGCTGGCCAAGTGGACTCGATGCCAAATTGGTGAGCAGTGAGCATTGTAGGCTAAAGAAACGAGCTTGGACTATCGATGGATTAACCCCAAGAACGCTTCGGGAAGACGACCAAATTGAGAAGATGCACCAATGGCCTCATGCTTTGACATTATGGCGCCAAAGTACAAATCATCGAAAGATTGACATTCTTGTGCCGAGAGACGGCAGTCATATTTATTCATACGCGGGTCAAACGATACCTTTAAGGGCTTCAAGCGATAACGTGCGATGGTATTTGGATGGCTCGGTGACGAGTAATGTGTTGTATTTGGATGAACTAAAAGGTGAGCATAGGCTCACTGCTTGTGATGGGAACGTTTGTGGAGAGGCAACGGTGAATGTCTATTGA
- a CDS encoding alpha-2-macroglobulin family protein: MKTLPTSLIAALWLLISMLFAHSALAVSVAHLSTGRIDAKTSIIVELEGATLPIYLPVKKDGVDIAAEWALSHDHSFQYLDVEKYGLGEFEVSLSSVSRKNGLDKQEHISIYEASPSIRVVGTGPFVNASGNRAIPIEAVNATAASLSIYKVNDIPDLFNEYFYTNKLLSWRANRLRKNFEHVTDLTFKLPLGRPNEPKLSNLTLPDELENGWYIIAIKPSDLFDDPEVFHVLLSDIGLQAKVFGKNASLQAVDLKSGEPLSHGKVTIISKDGVRATAELNNGFAQFEYKERAETDIILVEHQEHLAILPLKEVPLDLSDFDVTGAQQKALSTFIFSNRDLFKPAETVSFNIVLRQVSGHLSAENSVFVEVIKPDGKVAVSETLDELRSGLFTYEFAIPSSAKLGRWTLSVKTNASEENGLGQFFFNVAEFVPERMDLDIDSPEFVVAGQEVSVYASGRYLYGQKAAGNRFVASSVLRSIDFFPGQYQDYFVGKQHYISSYESPDDVEIELNEEGHGEYQLTAIDPSVLDGPARLTVSNQLFESGGATTTRVTRLLVSNQNSVVGIRPHSEQFNYFDDANFSLLLLNHKGDNPVSGKVSVKLERNRGGYYWVYSEGSGWDLNRDDKWRLTDFKQIDFGLKPQSLSFPVEWGNYRVTATSPDGQETVYSFYVGWREGERQVPVKPDQLAMSVNKESYLDGESIDIEINSPVSGMVSLELVGDRTYVQKQVRTEGKLTTQIQLPESLARHDLYLIATLVNTENAYTRRLLAVQPIKLNRDNNKIDVQLEMPRRFEPYKTHWITVKAKTKEPLQDPYVVLTIADKGILNLSRYHVPDIFNQFYGQKRLTADIIDLYSRQFETRPSSFITHRYGGDGDSDSSGRPLDGLVESKTFNHVFAPVALDKNGEARIEVKVPDYNGEVQVVATVIDRNRFGHHVEDLKVSAPIVAELSVPRFFAIESTSQIMLEAANQTNEPQIVTLDIATQGGAELIGNTTKTFKLDPNEKFAFPVDVRVGHSVGLATFTLSVESEVYNVTRSWRVPVRSGTPYVTKQTTKVIAPGQSLAITQRQWAGILPIVQGESTVSFSYTPKVDPLSFAQGLYRYPYGCVEQTTSKAYPWLLNEQSLEPLKNKVVGEMSDKDMLIAAVARLENAQKSNGGFGLWGSHSSEEPWLTGYVANFLLQVQKQYPEIVAEKTVNRTVSRAKQHLRNSDAIGEDKAYIGYVLALHGELTFADASTHLKSVATSDSLSQAYLGGTFYLLGDMKTGQRFIDSSIRVFGDSWGKRTGYDYDSQLSSAAKIVSIITNLEKVGPIDNNLASFRIHAAEEILERIKGRRYFSTQEKFALTMAGFDLQKLNNQVVHLQQNHQNISAANAIEMVLGDQFRNNTEKSIYATESIEGFADPVSLASSINVERVKRTYFDNKGNKKYTHQFKVGDIVIAKVEFELEEDIARGMMIDYIPAGMVIEDPAYTAANDILEALEMTNSSAEMIEYRNDRFVTAGSYKSGRTYVYHYVMRAETPTDTVVPNVYIEDMYSPERFVYEDASFINYLKIWR, encoded by the coding sequence ATGAAAACCTTACCTACCTCACTGATAGCAGCACTTTGGTTGTTAATCAGTATGCTATTTGCTCATAGTGCATTGGCGGTCTCAGTGGCTCATCTTTCTACAGGTAGAATAGACGCGAAAACGAGCATTATCGTAGAACTTGAAGGCGCAACGTTACCTATCTACTTACCTGTTAAAAAGGATGGTGTTGATATCGCTGCAGAGTGGGCATTATCCCACGATCATAGCTTTCAATATCTCGATGTTGAGAAATATGGCTTAGGTGAGTTTGAGGTCAGTCTAAGTAGTGTCAGTAGAAAAAATGGACTCGATAAACAAGAGCATATTTCAATTTATGAAGCGTCACCGAGTATTCGCGTCGTAGGAACGGGTCCATTTGTTAATGCGAGTGGGAACCGAGCCATTCCTATCGAAGCGGTGAACGCGACCGCAGCGAGTCTTTCTATTTACAAAGTGAATGATATTCCTGACCTTTTTAACGAGTATTTTTACACGAATAAGCTTCTTTCGTGGCGTGCAAATCGATTAAGAAAAAACTTTGAACACGTGACGGATCTCACCTTCAAGCTGCCTTTAGGTCGTCCGAATGAACCTAAATTATCCAATCTCACTCTACCCGACGAGCTAGAAAATGGCTGGTATATCATTGCAATAAAACCATCAGATTTGTTTGATGATCCCGAGGTTTTCCATGTACTTCTGTCTGATATCGGCTTACAAGCTAAGGTATTTGGAAAAAATGCCTCCCTTCAAGCGGTAGATCTTAAATCTGGCGAACCACTTAGCCATGGCAAAGTAACCATTATCAGTAAAGATGGTGTTCGTGCTACTGCTGAGCTCAACAATGGGTTTGCTCAGTTTGAGTATAAAGAAAGAGCAGAAACGGACATCATCCTAGTCGAGCATCAAGAACATTTGGCAATATTGCCTTTGAAAGAAGTGCCTCTTGATTTGTCTGACTTTGATGTGACTGGAGCACAGCAAAAAGCGCTCAGTACGTTTATATTTTCGAACCGTGACTTATTCAAACCCGCTGAAACAGTCTCATTCAATATCGTATTAAGGCAGGTGAGCGGGCACTTGTCTGCGGAAAACAGTGTTTTTGTTGAGGTGATTAAGCCTGATGGCAAAGTTGCAGTATCTGAAACGCTAGATGAGCTTAGGTCTGGTCTATTTACCTATGAGTTCGCAATCCCTAGTTCAGCTAAGCTTGGAAGGTGGACACTGTCGGTGAAAACGAACGCGAGTGAAGAAAATGGTCTTGGACAATTTTTCTTCAACGTTGCAGAGTTTGTCCCGGAACGCATGGACTTAGACATTGACTCCCCAGAATTTGTTGTCGCGGGACAAGAGGTGTCAGTATACGCATCAGGTCGCTATCTATACGGACAAAAGGCTGCGGGTAACCGATTCGTGGCGTCTAGTGTATTAAGATCAATTGATTTCTTTCCCGGTCAATACCAAGATTATTTCGTTGGCAAACAACATTACATTAGTTCGTATGAATCACCTGATGATGTCGAAATTGAATTGAATGAAGAAGGGCATGGTGAATATCAGCTCACTGCTATCGATCCAAGTGTTCTTGATGGACCCGCTCGTCTAACCGTAAGTAATCAACTTTTTGAAAGTGGTGGAGCAACAACGACACGGGTAACGCGTCTATTGGTTTCCAATCAAAACTCCGTAGTGGGAATTCGTCCGCATTCAGAGCAATTTAACTATTTTGATGATGCGAATTTTTCTTTGCTTCTTCTCAATCATAAGGGCGATAATCCTGTCTCCGGTAAAGTCAGCGTTAAGCTAGAACGTAACCGAGGTGGTTATTATTGGGTTTATAGTGAAGGCTCTGGCTGGGATTTGAATCGCGATGATAAATGGCGTCTCACAGATTTTAAGCAGATTGACTTTGGTCTTAAACCCCAGTCTCTTTCTTTTCCTGTTGAATGGGGTAACTATCGTGTTACGGCTACGTCACCTGATGGTCAAGAGACAGTATACAGTTTCTATGTCGGCTGGAGAGAAGGCGAAAGGCAAGTCCCAGTAAAACCAGATCAGCTGGCTATGTCGGTTAATAAGGAGAGTTACCTTGATGGTGAGTCAATCGATATAGAGATCAACTCTCCGGTCTCTGGTATGGTTTCGCTTGAGCTAGTGGGTGATCGGACTTATGTGCAAAAGCAGGTGCGTACCGAAGGCAAACTGACCACCCAGATCCAACTGCCAGAATCACTAGCACGACATGATTTATATTTAATTGCGACTCTGGTAAACACGGAAAACGCTTATACTCGTCGTCTATTAGCGGTTCAACCGATCAAGCTCAATCGTGATAACAACAAAATCGATGTTCAGCTTGAGATGCCTCGGCGATTCGAGCCATACAAAACGCATTGGATTACAGTTAAGGCAAAAACGAAAGAGCCTTTGCAGGACCCTTATGTGGTGTTGACTATTGCTGATAAGGGGATTTTGAATCTCTCTCGATATCATGTGCCAGATATCTTTAATCAGTTCTATGGTCAAAAGCGCCTTACTGCAGATATTATCGACCTCTATTCTAGACAGTTTGAAACAAGACCATCTTCATTTATCACTCATCGGTATGGTGGTGATGGTGATTCGGACAGTAGTGGTAGACCACTTGATGGACTTGTCGAAAGCAAAACGTTTAATCACGTATTTGCTCCCGTTGCTCTAGATAAAAATGGTGAGGCACGTATTGAAGTTAAAGTGCCTGACTACAATGGCGAAGTTCAAGTTGTCGCCACTGTTATTGATCGAAATCGATTTGGTCATCACGTTGAAGATCTTAAAGTCAGTGCCCCAATTGTTGCGGAACTGTCTGTACCCCGCTTCTTTGCCATTGAAAGCACGAGTCAAATAATGCTCGAAGCCGCCAACCAAACGAATGAACCCCAAATTGTGACACTGGACATCGCCACGCAAGGGGGAGCGGAGCTGATTGGAAATACAACTAAAACTTTTAAGCTCGATCCTAATGAAAAGTTCGCTTTTCCAGTCGATGTGCGTGTCGGACATTCAGTGGGTCTAGCCACATTCACACTATCGGTGGAAAGTGAGGTCTACAATGTTACTCGAAGTTGGCGTGTTCCGGTGCGCTCGGGTACCCCATACGTAACAAAACAGACAACAAAAGTTATTGCACCGGGACAGAGTCTCGCGATTACGCAACGCCAGTGGGCAGGGATTTTACCCATTGTTCAAGGTGAGAGTACGGTATCTTTTAGTTATACCCCAAAGGTCGATCCTCTTTCATTTGCTCAAGGTCTTTACCGATATCCTTATGGTTGCGTTGAGCAAACAACAAGCAAAGCCTACCCTTGGTTGCTGAATGAACAATCACTGGAACCACTCAAGAATAAAGTCGTTGGCGAGATGTCCGATAAGGATATGTTGATAGCCGCTGTAGCGCGTCTTGAAAATGCTCAAAAGTCTAATGGGGGATTTGGTTTGTGGGGATCTCATTCAAGCGAAGAACCTTGGCTCACTGGTTACGTCGCAAACTTCTTGCTGCAAGTCCAAAAACAGTACCCAGAGATTGTGGCGGAGAAAACGGTCAATCGCACAGTGAGTCGGGCAAAACAACACCTAAGAAACTCAGATGCGATAGGTGAGGACAAGGCATATATTGGATATGTATTAGCATTACACGGAGAACTGACATTTGCTGATGCATCCACACATCTTAAATCAGTCGCTACCTCAGATAGTCTGAGCCAAGCTTATTTGGGTGGGACGTTTTACTTACTCGGCGATATGAAAACAGGGCAACGATTCATCGATAGCAGTATACGAGTGTTTGGCGATAGTTGGGGTAAACGTACAGGCTACGACTATGATTCCCAATTATCTTCGGCTGCTAAGATTGTCTCTATCATTACTAACCTAGAAAAAGTGGGACCTATAGACAATAACCTAGCGAGTTTTCGTATTCATGCCGCTGAGGAGATTTTAGAGCGTATTAAGGGGCGTCGATACTTCAGTACACAAGAGAAATTTGCATTAACCATGGCTGGGTTCGATTTACAAAAGCTCAATAATCAGGTTGTTCATTTACAACAGAATCACCAAAATATTTCAGCGGCAAATGCCATTGAAATGGTGCTGGGTGATCAGTTTAGAAACAATACTGAGAAAAGCATCTATGCCACGGAATCTATAGAGGGTTTTGCTGACCCAGTTTCACTTGCAAGTAGCATTAACGTTGAGCGGGTCAAACGTACTTACTTTGACAACAAAGGAAACAAGAAGTACACGCATCAGTTTAAAGTCGGTGACATTGTGATTGCTAAGGTGGAATTTGAACTCGAAGAAGATATTGCTCGTGGCATGATGATTGACTACATACCAGCAGGCATGGTGATTGAAGATCCCGCGTATACGGCAGCGAATGATATTCTTGAAGCATTAGAGATGACGAATAGTTCTGCCGAGATGATCGAGTATCGCAACGATCGATTTGTCACTGCCGGTTCGTATAAGTCGGGGCGAACATATGTCTACCATTATGTGATGAGAGCAGAAACGCCGACTGATACTGTTGTTCCAAACGTCTACATTGAAGACATGTACTCCCCGGAACGTTTTGTTTATGAGGATGCTAGCTTCATTAACTATCTGAAAATTTGGCGGTAA